The Pyrococcus kukulkanii genome contains a region encoding:
- a CDS encoding preprotein translocase subunit Sec61beta has product MAKEKATLPPTGAGLMRFFDEDTRAVKISPKGAIALVLIFIMLEVLLHIVGPRIFG; this is encoded by the coding sequence ATGGCCAAGGAGAAAGCAACGTTACCTCCAACCGGTGCAGGGTTAATGAGGTTCTTTGATGAAGACACTAGGGCAGTAAAGATAAGTCCAAAGGGAGCAATAGCCCTTGTGTTGATATTTATAATGCTTGAGGTTCTCCTTCATATCGTTGGCCCAAGGATATTTGGTTAA